The genomic DNA AGTTGATTCCATCTTCAATAGTATCCAGGGCTGAGAAGGCCAGTGTCTGTCTATACCAGGGCAACAGAATCCTAGGAACTTGCACGAGGCCTACCTATGTCGTGCTCTATGGCTCGAGCCAGTAGGCCATCTGGGCATCTCTTATTCAATTCGATCTGCTAAAGAGAAATCATCGGCGTCCCGTTTTCGATGATCAGAAGGAAAGGAGTTTGTGACTTGAAATGTTGAGGCTGATGGGACACCATCCTTTATTCATCATCCACTTGAGACTACACTGCCCGCCACCATTTTTCTTGGAGACTTTGTTTTAGGTCCCCCTCTATGGCTCGAGCCAGTAGGCTATCTGGGCATCTCTTATTCAATTCGATCGGCTAAGGAGAAATCCTCGGCGTCCTGTTTTCGATGATCAGAAGAAAAGGAGTTTGTGACTTGAAATGTTGAGGCTGATGGGACACCATCCTTTATTCATCATCCATTTGAGAGTACACTGCCCCCCACCATTTTCTTGGAGACTTATTGTTTTTGGTCCCCCTCTTCGGTCCTCCATCCCCATCAACTTTATAGTTTTTCTCATTTCTAAATATGTACTAGGAAGTTTTATCCGGTTAAGGAATCGTCTGTTTCTTCTGCAAGCAGTGAGATCAGCTTGTTGCAACGCGGTCGACTCGTAATCGAAGCGACTAATGGTACGAAAGAAGGGTAGGGGCTAACAATAGAGGAGCATCATTCATGCTATTGCATAATCAAATGTGATCACATATACATCAATTACATATacgtatatagatatatatatatatatatatgtatttactggaaaagtaaaaataagttGATTGAGGAAGCCGCTTGGAATGAAGTTGTCCAAGAGTTCCCAGCCGATGACGACATCCAGATGTTCAGATCTCCATCTTCATGTTAGTAGCCTCCATTGGACCTGCAAAATGTTCAATTTCCGCAAATTTAGTACTTCGGAATTCCTATATTCGATTAGCTTTGTCGGATTTTAGGTTTTCCTTTCGGAACAGGAAAAGATTTCCGGGTGCAAATGCCCTTTGAGAAACACAATTGTTTGGATGAtattaggaaaaaagaaaaagtgaagGAAAGGGAGAATATGAAAGATCCCTTCAAACCACTATTTCCCTTTATTTCATTCAATCAGACAGCACCAGCTTCTTCTTGTGTACAATCATTAAGGTAAGTGGGGCTCCTCTCTTTATCAAGAAATTATCGCATGGTCTCGTATCGGTACTCTCGTCTAATCATATTTTCGAGAGATGTACATGTCCTTTCAGCGGACAAAAAGATGCAAGTCCCATGAATTATTAATAACCGATTGATTCGGTGATCATGTTCACGTCAACCATGCTATGAGAATGCCCGATGAATTTtgttttcggtcttttcctaCTTTCTCTGACTTCTATTCATTGGAGATGAATTATTgtcaaaaaagagagaaggttCAATCACCCATATTGTACTGCTGATGGGATTGATATGTTGTTGTTGCTGTTGCCCTGCCCTGTTGGAACTCCATGTTGTAGAGATTCTGAAAATCCGTGTCCCACGTCGGCCCGGGCTGTATTTGCTGCGATTCGAAGATGACCCCAGCATAAGAACTTAAAATCATTGAAATAGGAGCAGTGAAAACTTTGGAAAGTTTTAAACCCAATAGTAAGGAGGATAATTACTGGGAAGCAAGACGAGTCGATGAATGGATCAGGGACGGGCACGGGACCACTTGTTCTCCGAATACCCATGTCAGGATTGATAATCCCCATGTCGAGGGTCGAACACGAGACTACTTGCTGCATGGGATCGAAATGTAGGTAGGCTGGGTTAGTTAGCTCCGGGGACATGTCCATTGTCGGAAAGCTGCTCGTGCAGGTAGGAATCATCTGTGGATCATAACAAAGTAGAGGTGTATCGGTGATTCCATAGGAAGAAAACAACCCTATCAAGCGAAGAGCTCTCTTGAATGTGAATTCGGTCCGAAAACTATGCCAACAAATCTGTTGTTAATGTTATCCTATGCAAGTAAGAGGTTGATTCATGTGTCACGGTACAATGTTAAGTAAGCACTTCCCGTAAAAGTTCAAACGCGAAGATGTTAATTGTCACAGTACAATGCTAAGTAATCACTTCTCGTAAAAGTTCAAACATGAAGATGCATCGACAATTCGTGTCAAGCATAGTCGACTTAATTATGACTGCCTTCAGCAGAGATCAGAAGATCATTTAAACAGCTTTCAAATAGATAAGAGCCGGAGTACCTGGTTTACCTCCTTCTGGAAGAGGCTGTCGATGTCGAAGTCGAGCCTCGGGTTCACAGCAGCTAGTTTCATGGACAAGAACTGTTACATTGCAGAAAATCTATTTACTCGCACAGAGAGCTTGAAATTTCCGATAGACGATCATATTGAAAGAACCCGAATATAGTTAAAATAAAGGCCAGTTTACCTCGACCTGTCGTTGGAGAGACTGCACATAGTTAATAATCTCGTCAAGCATTCCGGCTTTTCCGGTAATTTTGTGGCATCCCGGTACCAAATCTTGCAGGAATTTCATCCTTTCGCTGATCTTTTCCCTCCTTACCTGTATTAACGATATCGAGATACGACTTAGAAGTTACAACTCATTTCGACAAGGTTGATACAAAATGTTATGCTCGGTCTTATCCAGAGATATCCCAACTCACTCTTTCGGCTAAGCTGTGGCTATCGGTGGCTTGACCCCGGCGAGCACGGACATGGATATAGTCAGGCTTCTGGACTTCGGAAGCTTTTGAATTGTCCTTCGAACTGCTTACAGATGTCTCTTTGTTGTTGTCGTTGCCATTTCTGGCGTCCTTCTTGTTGCCATTGCTGTTATTGTTGCTTTGCTCGGTGATCTTCGATTCCAACTCGTCGGagcaacctttgatcttcttgTCTCTTGCGTCATCCTCACAGCCCTGATCACGAAAACGAGgaataaattcattttcttcttccacaGAAACAGAGAGCCCATATGCAGGGGAAAGAAAACAGAGCAGCTCACCTTTGTGCTATGCGCTCTCTCAAGCTTCCTCTTATTGAACCTTTCCTTCCCGACCGGTGCACCGATCTTCTCCTCCGCCAGTGCCGCCGCCATGGCCTGTGCTCCAGAGGCTGCCATCACCACAGTGGTGGGGCAGCTGGCGGTCCCGGAAATGCTCCCACAACTGACCTCATATCCGGAAGGAGCAACCCCGCCACCGAACCCGATAGCAGGCACCTCAACCTTCCCCTGCTGACCCCAGTACTCAATTCCGCTAGCCGGGTCAATCATATTGCACTGGTTCACGACTTCACCGAGCCCCATAAAACTCTCGCTGCCCGGAGAGAAACACGACGACACTCCGCCACCGACACCATAGAAGCTCTGGGTCTGCTGCTGAAACAGAGCAGCCCCCTGGTCTTGCTGCCACTTGAGCAGGCTCGTCCGCTGCCGCTCGAGGACTGTCATCTCCGGAGAGTTCACGCAGTGTATCGTATCCGGCAGCACCATCTTCATCAGAAACAGAGACCCACACACAACTCTTCCAGCAGTAGAAGGAGTCAATGAAGAAAGGCAGTAAAGTGGGGTTGCTTTCTGAACAGAGAACAGAGCAGTGCaaaggaaatggaaatggaaaaaatgGTGTGCTGTTTTGGGGGGTGGGGGCCGGGGGTTTGGTGCCAAACACGAGGGCTCTGTGTTCAAGAAAAAGTGCTCCAATGGTGATTGggtctccccctctctctctctctctatctctgtGCTGTGCTGATCTTCACTTGGCCTTTTTTGGCTCAATTTGGGAAGGAACCAATTGGGGCAGAGAAGGTGTGGTGCAGGTGTGAAGGGACGAATGAGGCAAAGAGAGCAAAATTGTAAGGCTGCGGAGGTTGGGAGCGTGgggtattatatatatacaacaaAAAGCTCCATACCGctctctcccttttttttattttttttttccttttcctttactCTGATAACACGTAGATACCATAAAATATGTGTAGCATCGAATTGATTTATGAGTTGCCGGACCGTTTCGTGCTAGCCTCTTTCGCGCAATTTTGACTGTCAAAATATGCAGATATTACGTCGTATGAAAACCTAAAGCagtagcaaaagcaagaaggGATTAGTCGCGTCCCCGTCGAGAAGGTGCCTTTTCATTTAGTCAAAAAGGGAAGGATACTATCACATCTGCTCTAATGGTTGTGTCCAATTATTACCAATCAGAGTTCCATCTTCACATTTGCATGCTACGTGGTCGGGTCTGTGAAATTATTAGTTCTTTCTGATCCTACTCCTCCACGGTCATTTCATGTTGTAAGATCTCGTGCTAACGGGATAAAGAGCTAATTTGAAGATCTGACCTGAATAATGAAACCATGGAGTATGCAATGCATTCATAgactttttcttttaggccAATGGTAGTGCATATAAATAGAAAGTGATAGGGACAtgggaaaggagaagaagagcaaAAATCTCAGTGCGTTAATAGGAATCAAATTTATGACCTTACGATCAAAGAGTGTGTGTAATATAGTAGCTCATACCCTCGCTTGACAACTAAAAGATTACAAAATCCACACCCGTACACTTTATAGACCTCCCATTGCAATcgaaaaaatttacaagtgATGATGGTTGGAATATATTACCCTTGTTTTAGTCCGCAACTaccttctttccttttcttctcctctccCAGTTTCCTAGGAATCTAgctctctcctttctctcttAGTCTGTCTTTCGTTaaataatatgataaattatactgatagttcaaaaagttttataaatattttaatatgatataaattttttttttgttatttaatagtacaaaatattttaaagttattttagtatagtacaaaccgtcatttCGCCATTCACGTCGTCAAGTCgacgctgatggtgcaaaatcgtTTTTTATGGAAcattacatgatggtgcaaaatgttttgaagttgtaacttaatagtacaaaatattttacataagttacataatgatgcaaaatttacagttttgtaaaggacggcttgacggcgtcaatagcgagatgacggtttgtactatactgaaataactttgaaatattttgtactatcaagtagtaaaaaaaacgttttgtaccatattgaaacatttgtaaaaaaattttggaccaccagtatAATTTAACCTAAACAATTTTAAGAAGGTAAAAATGAGTATGAAATAATGAAGGAATTTGGAGAGAGCAGATAGTTTCTTAAAACTCGTACTTTTTTGCACTCATATGTAGCTTAATATATGTGCAAAATGAAATGCATATACGGTATCATCATAAGAAATCAAATGTCATTCATGAACAGGCTGGCGCATGAAAAACTACTCCATGAAGCTGATGAGAAATCTACCAAAAAACTTGAAGAGAAATCTATGAAAAAGGACCTAATTATTCATCTCAAAACAAATACTACTTTTACGCACTATATGTAGATATAAATGATGTTACCTAGTTGTATcgaatcttttattttttgatgttATCGTCTAGAATTATGAAGTCTGATGTTCAATTTTCACTTGTAAAATTTTTCGTTGCCTCTctttatttcttatatttctATGTCTCGAATAGACTTACAAAGCTTATTTAGAATTAAAAACGGTTACCATGATCACATGcaaatcactttttttttgtgggatAAATGTTAATATCATATTAAATGAGAGGCTAAAATCGAATTCAGTTATTAATCCGttaataataacaacataATAATCAGAGATAAAGGGCGGAAGCTGGACAGCCCGACGGACGGAGAGCGGAGCACCGGAAAGGACCTGACACTGACTGGGGCCGGTTTTATCTTTGTCTGTCAGAGAGGGAAAGGAAAGGTAAAGGTTTTGTGTGTgttttttgtttggttgggGGTGGGGGCGCGATTTCGTAAGTATGTAGCCTGAAATGCCACACAGCGACTTGGCACAATTGGGCTCTGGGGTCTGGGCCCCACTGACATGACCGCCACGTTGGCGTGTTCCACGGCAACAATATGGCaatgtagtttttttttttaaatttaacatTTTCACTGACATCATCGAGGAAATATTAAGtgagattaatatatatactaatatgaaaaattttaatataacttCAAGTTATAGTGACACATTTGATATATCAATTTAAGTATTTAGTATTTCAATTCAaatgtttagtatttttacCAACATagattggttcaagcggttcgacgtTTATTCTGCCCAAGCAAagtctcggattcgagtcttATGAATGCAAAAAATCTACGTCGGgagagttttatcttttagtgggccgacccggctcgattggattagtcagTGCTCAATTGAGTTTCCAGATACCAgatcgaaaaaaatatttagtatttttattatttgtgaTAAATTATACCAAATGCTAGAcatttgaattaaaatactaaatatttgaattgaaaGCAAAAGTAATAAAAACTAATACTAAAAGTACTAGAAACTGAAACTGAAATACTAAATACTTCAAATGAAAGAACTGATTTGCATTACTGACTTCGTGTTATGTTAGAAAGACCCGATAATGAAATGTAAAtcataatagctaataaattgataaaaataatcCTACCACAAATATCAAATTCATAATCTCTTGATTACCATGTATGGATGCACCACTACTATAGCCTCTTTCAATGCCTTTTTTCTCAATGAAGCCATTTTCCGTTCTCGgtcaagaaaatattaaataagacTAACAATAATCCCGAAGGATTTGGTCAACAGTAAAAGAGAAGTTCAAGTATCCGctcaattttgattttagaCCTCTTGGAGTCATAAGTACGCTTTTGGTATGATTATCCGGTCCATATACTATTGAAAGTTCATAAAAATTTGGGAGATTAGTCAGATAAAATTCGAGTATCTTATaccaacaaaaagaaaacaaaagtacTGCGAGCGCTTAAACCGGGAATACACTTCTTTAATTGATCTGACACATTGTATTgtggagtttgtattttttattttttaaatattttttaatatttgatcAGGACTGCACATGTTACTTTAATGTATTAATTtaatctaatatttttttccctctgcTATCGTCTAGGATTTTGCTTTTTCAGTTATAGTAATTAAGCACATTGTTACAAAAACCAAAGGATATAGGCAAGAGGGTTTGAGGTGTTGTTTGCTTCAAGTTTTATGGACAGGCCCGTGGAAAAATTTCGATGTCTATGTTAACATCGAAATTTTTGAGAAAGAATTTAAGCTGGACTTGAAACTCTAGAAATCCCTATTGTTAAATCATGAGAATATGTAGTGTTAATAtatttcgattttatttaacaCTCAGAACACATCATGAGAGTCGTGTCCTTGCCATAGGAAACTGGTTCCATTGGAAAGAAGCCTCTATTACTCATGTTAAATATTCAATAAGCCTACGAGGAGTTGGGCCTATATGCATTCCAAAATTCAGAATTATTTTTGTATGTTTTTTGATGTGGGATCTAAGATCCTTGACACCTGCCCTCATGCACAGTGCGGATACAAAGTCGGGATCAAACCAGACAAGATGCGAAATCATCACACTAGCAAGCGCCGGAGCAAGCTGTGATCACACTGGATGGGACGCGTAACACATAGAGAG from Punica granatum isolate Tunisia-2019 chromosome 2, ASM765513v2, whole genome shotgun sequence includes the following:
- the LOC116194216 gene encoding transcription factor bHLH63-like, translated to MKMVLPDTIHCVNSPEMTVLERQRTSLLKWQQDQGAALFQQQTQSFYGVGGGVSSCFSPGSESFMGLGEVVNQCNMIDPASGIEYWGQQGKVEVPAIGFGGGVAPSGYEVSCGSISGTASCPTTVVMAASGAQAMAAALAEEKIGAPVGKERFNKRKLERAHSTKGCEDDARDKKIKGCSDELESKITEQSNNNSNGNKKDARNGNDNNKETSVSSSKDNSKASEVQKPDYIHVRARRGQATDSHSLAERVRREKISERMKFLQDLVPGCHKITGKAGMLDEIINYVQSLQRQVEFLSMKLAAVNPRLDFDIDSLFQKEVNQMIPTCTSSFPTMDMSPELTNPAYLHFDPMQQVVSCSTLDMGIINPDMGIRRTSGPVPVPDPFIDSSCFPQIQPGPTWDTDFQNLYNMEFQQGRATATTTYQSHQQYNMGPMEATNMKMEI